The genomic stretch TCTTTTAGTAGTACGATAACTGTATAAATGACATCTGATATGATCGTCGCTAAAAGAATCGCACCGATGCTTAAATTGAAATAATTCAATAAGAATAGAAACGTACCAAAACGAATGAGAATGGTTATTGTGGTTAAGATTGTCGCAAATCTCGCTTTTCGATTCGCTCTAAGGTACGAAAAGAAGAAAGAGTGCAAATTGGCAGAGAACAAAAGCACAATGGTTAACCAAAGATATTCGCTTGGAATAATGCGATTAACTACTCCTAACGCACTCATGATATAAAGGAGAATCGCTATGATTGAGATAATTGCCGTTAATGCTACAATTGAAACGGTTATTAACTGCTTTTCTTTTGGGTCATTTTCATCATTTGTATAGTAACGAATAAAAGCAACATTTATCCAGTTAACCGATATGATTCCTAATAATCCAACTGAGGCATTAATTAAGCTATACTGTCCATACTCAGCTGTAGTGAAATTGCTGGTAAAAATCGGTACGAGCATAAAACCAACGATCATTGGTACAATGTATGTAATTGCGTAGTACACTAAATCATGCAAAAAGGATTGTTCTTTATTGCTCATGTTTGTTGCTCCTCGGTAAAAATTAATCATTGCCGTTTCATTTCTCAACAGCAATAAATGAACATGTTCCACAAAAACACATCTAGGGAATTATTCCATAGATGTGTTTTCATGATTCAAGTGCGTTTTTAAAACTTGCTTTATTTCAGCAACATTCTCTTCATTTGGTTCAAAGTAATAAACACCGTCTATTCGAGCATCTTGCCCGGTAAATTTGAGGTTTTCAATATCAGAAGAATTTAGCTTTGTAAACTTTTTCTGAAGCGAGAATAGCTCTGTTGCGGTTAAGTTTGTTTCAATATTTCCACTTAAGTGATCAGCGATTTCATCAAGTTTGAATAAATTCTTAACAGATAAAGTTTTATCAAGGGCGGCGTTAATTACCTGACGCTGACGATCACTTCTTCCAAAGTCACTATCAAATCTTCTCATACGAACATATGCCAGTGCTTCTTCACCATCAAGTTCCATTGGGCCCTCGGTAAACTGTATCTTCTTTCGATTTACTTCATCACTATACTCCCAAAAATCAAACGGGACATCCACTTTTACTCCACCGATTTCATTAATAACACCTTTAAATCCTTCAAAATTCACCTTTGCATAATAATCAATGGGAATGTCTAAAAAGTTTTCAACCGTATTAATTGTCATATCTGGGCCACCAAAGGCATGCGCATGATTTATTTTATCCATAGAATCTCTACCGATAATTTCTACTCTTGTATCCCGGGGGATACTCACCATTTTGGCTGTTTCCTTCTGAGGATCAATTGTTAGAAGGATTAATGTGTCAGTACGGCCATGCTCGCCTCCAGTTGAATAATCTTCAACCCCCATTAAAAGGATGGAGAAAGGATCTTTGCTAATTTCCACTGCTTTATCTCGAAGCGCTGACTGTTTTCCTCTCTCTAGTTCATTATAAGTCTTTTTTGAGGCCTGATACCCTTCAACTGCTACGTATGCACCATAACCAACGACGATCATGACAACGAACAAAATAAGAAAAAAAAGATTCCGAAACAATGAACGCTTTCGACGTCTTCTGATCCTTGATTTATTTTTTGACAAAACAAACGCCTCTTTTCATCTGTTAGATCTGCTCTATACTTCTCATGATAAAGGTTTTCTCAAAAAATGTAACCTTTTCCTGGTAGAATGTAAGCGATGTATAGAGCAAAAGCTAACACACCTTGTGCTTATTGATTGCGCAATAATTGACTTTCTGGGACCTGGCGCAATGGTTTGGCCGGTGAGCCAACTACAAGCATTTCTGGTTCCACGTCTTTGGTCACGACACTTCCCGCCGCCACCGTTCCATCCTTACCAATTGTTTTGCCTGGGAGGATCGTTGCATTGGCGCCAAC from Bacillus sp. Cs-700 encodes the following:
- a CDS encoding LCP family protein, which translates into the protein MSKNKSRIRRRRKRSLFRNLFFLILFVVMIVVGYGAYVAVEGYQASKKTYNELERGKQSALRDKAVEISKDPFSILLMGVEDYSTGGEHGRTDTLILLTIDPQKETAKMVSIPRDTRVEIIGRDSMDKINHAHAFGGPDMTINTVENFLDIPIDYYAKVNFEGFKGVINEIGGVKVDVPFDFWEYSDEVNRKKIQFTEGPMELDGEEALAYVRMRRFDSDFGRSDRQRQVINAALDKTLSVKNLFKLDEIADHLSGNIETNLTATELFSLQKKFTKLNSSDIENLKFTGQDARIDGVYYFEPNEENVAEIKQVLKTHLNHENTSME